One window of the Gammaproteobacteria bacterium genome contains the following:
- a CDS encoding class I SAM-dependent methyltransferase → METFTDSYPTDAFEKLFEIENNHFWFQSRNKLICAMLKRYFSAANNFLEIGCGTGCVLSFLSNQFTNIHFTGGDLHIEGLDFARQRTQDVELVQMDALKIDFENKFDVVGAFDILEHIEQDELVLTQIYQALKPKGGLILTVPQHPFMWSGSDDYAHHVRRYTAKDLKQKLTAAGFQITKMTSFMTLLFPIMYLSRLRYKLNLSKGNVPVEFEIPNLLNTGFKFIQNVERILISSGIKFPFGGSILAVATKS, encoded by the coding sequence ATGGAAACATTTACAGATTCTTACCCGACTGATGCCTTTGAAAAATTATTTGAAATAGAAAATAATCATTTTTGGTTTCAATCAAGAAATAAGCTAATTTGCGCTATGCTAAAGCGGTATTTTTCAGCTGCTAATAATTTCTTGGAAATTGGGTGTGGCACGGGTTGTGTATTGTCATTTCTTTCCAACCAATTTACCAATATTCACTTTACCGGTGGAGATTTGCATATTGAAGGATTAGATTTTGCCAGGCAACGTACGCAAGATGTTGAACTGGTGCAAATGGACGCACTGAAAATTGATTTTGAAAATAAATTCGATGTGGTGGGCGCCTTTGATATTTTAGAACACATAGAGCAGGACGAGCTAGTACTAACGCAAATTTACCAAGCGCTTAAGCCTAAGGGCGGCCTGATTCTTACGGTGCCGCAACATCCTTTTATGTGGAGTGGTAGCGATGATTACGCACATCACGTTCGTCGCTATACAGCAAAAGATTTAAAGCAAAAATTAACTGCGGCAGGATTTCAGATTACAAAAATGACTTCTTTTATGACACTACTTTTTCCAATCATGTATCTCTCTAGACTTCGCTATAAACTCAATCTTTCTAAAGGGAATGTGCCAGTAGAATTTGAGATTCCTAACCTGTTAAATACGGGTTTTAAATTCATCCAAAATGTTGAGAGAATACTGATTAGTTCCGGAATAAAATTTCCTTTTGGTGGCTCTATTTTAGCCGTAGCAACTAAGTCTTAA
- a CDS encoding GNAT family N-acetyltransferase → MKQTPWDYPCLGMPSYEVSQFSNEIFDFIKINSGHFTLKIDPLLPSKQFIDAGFYYCDTLVEPFCSEERFIAHYDEKVGLMEFTDTQEVQAMIANVFVYSRFYRDFNIDNSVADKRYSQWLTQLVQSGNVFRFTYGGESAGFVAYVNNKLVLHALQSNYRGKGLAKFFWTQICQKLFLTGHKEITSSISMANTTILNLYSSLGFKFRHAQDIYHLLKD, encoded by the coding sequence TTGAAACAAACACCCTGGGATTACCCCTGTTTGGGCATGCCATCCTATGAAGTTAGCCAGTTTTCTAATGAAATATTTGATTTTATTAAGATTAACTCTGGCCATTTTACATTGAAAATTGACCCTCTTCTTCCTTCGAAACAGTTTATCGATGCGGGATTTTATTATTGCGATACGTTAGTTGAGCCCTTTTGCAGCGAAGAGCGCTTTATTGCTCACTATGATGAAAAAGTTGGCTTAATGGAGTTTACCGATACGCAGGAAGTCCAGGCGATGATAGCAAATGTTTTCGTCTATAGTCGTTTTTATCGTGATTTCAACATCGACAATTCCGTTGCGGACAAAAGGTATAGTCAATGGTTAACGCAGCTAGTACAATCGGGCAATGTTTTTAGGTTTACCTATGGAGGGGAGTCTGCAGGTTTTGTCGCCTATGTAAATAACAAACTTGTGCTACATGCTTTACAGAGCAATTACCGTGGTAAAGGTTTAGCCAAATTTTTTTGGACACAAATCTGTCAAAAACTATTTCTCACTGGCCACAAAGAAATCACAAGTTCAATTTCCATGGCAAACACCACCATTTTAAATCTCTACAGCTCATTAGGATTTAAATTTAGACATGCCCAGGATATTTATCATTTATTGAAAGACTAA
- a CDS encoding glycosyltransferase family 2 protein — translation MSGSMLSIVVPIYNSEKCINVLYTRISLALQNFPLDYELILVDDGSKDDSWLLISTLAKQDKRVKGLRFTRNFGQHYGITAGLDFCQGDWVVVMDCDLQDPPETIPILYEKAINAQHDIVFVKRLNGPESPLHKLLTRSFYRVFRLLSGMEHEEYSGNFCILSKPVLENYKTMREQARFFSGLINWTGFSVGAIEAKREDRHVGRSTYTFRKRLKLATDAIIAYSDKPLRISVKVGFGISALALLYGITLLLKSVIYHTPISNWSSLMASLYFLSGIIIGNLGIIGIYLGRTFDEVKRRPLYIIKERTCNAS, via the coding sequence ATGAGCGGTTCAATGCTTTCCATTGTAGTGCCTATTTATAATTCAGAAAAATGTATCAATGTGCTCTACACGCGTATTTCTTTAGCCTTACAAAATTTTCCTCTCGATTATGAGCTGATCTTAGTCGACGATGGCAGCAAGGATGATTCCTGGTTGCTCATCTCAACGCTTGCTAAACAAGACAAGCGTGTTAAAGGGCTGCGATTTACGCGAAATTTCGGTCAACATTATGGCATCACAGCGGGGCTTGATTTTTGTCAGGGAGACTGGGTCGTGGTGATGGACTGTGATTTGCAAGATCCGCCCGAAACTATTCCTATCCTGTACGAAAAAGCAATAAATGCACAGCATGATATTGTATTTGTCAAAAGATTGAATGGTCCAGAGTCTCCGTTACATAAGCTACTTACCAGATCATTTTATAGAGTATTTCGTCTCTTATCTGGAATGGAGCATGAAGAGTACTCAGGGAATTTTTGTATTTTATCGAAGCCGGTTTTAGAAAACTATAAGACCATGCGAGAACAGGCGCGCTTTTTTAGCGGTTTGATCAATTGGACGGGGTTTTCCGTCGGCGCCATTGAAGCTAAGCGAGAAGATAGGCATGTGGGTAGAAGTACTTACACGTTTAGAAAACGTCTTAAATTAGCGACTGACGCCATTATCGCTTATTCGGACAAGCCCCTTAGAATATCGGTTAAAGTGGGATTTGGAATTTCAGCGCTTGCTTTGTTATATGGTATAACACTGTTGCTGAAATCTGTTATTTATCATACTCCCATTTCAAACTGGAGTAGCCTAATGGCGTCACTCTATTTTTTAAGTGGCATAATTATCGGTAACTTAGGCATCATTGGAATTTATTTAGGCAGAACCTTTGATGAGGTTAAACGCCGTCCTTTATATATAATTAAAGAGCGTACTTGCAATGCTTCCTGA
- the rffA gene encoding dTDP-4-amino-4,6-dideoxygalactose transaminase gives MSKIPYSLSYFGEKEIAAVNDLLANPSHLTSETYTKLCRDFLKNYYQREMLVTHSCTAALEMSALLLNIQPGDEVILPSFTFVSTANAFALFGARLVFVDIQKDTLNMDPLALEAAITPKTKAIVVMHYAAVACDMAAICAIADAKGIPIVEDAAQCIGAQFNGKYLGTFGKLGTLSFHHTKNITAGLGGALIINDEALIDRAKVICQKGTNRDAFIEGLVDKYTWQDLGSSYVMNEFGAAVLLGQLERMDVINKNRQTIWQQFHEGLVDIEKWGYSRPSVPKGSLHNAHIYYLIAPTEQEGTQLRQFLASQGITAPHHYIPLHLSPAGKKFGKPVESLPVCESIYKRIVRLPLWEGFTGIEAVIGAIYKAQSTSASLVV, from the coding sequence ATGAGCAAAATTCCTTACAGTCTCTCATACTTTGGCGAAAAAGAAATAGCCGCGGTAAACGACCTATTGGCTAACCCATCTCACCTAACTAGCGAGACTTACACCAAGCTCTGTCGCGATTTTTTGAAAAATTATTACCAACGCGAAATGCTGGTGACACATTCTTGCACCGCCGCGTTAGAAATGAGTGCTCTATTACTCAACATTCAGCCCGGTGATGAAGTTATCTTACCCAGTTTTACCTTTGTCTCAACTGCAAATGCCTTTGCCCTTTTTGGAGCCCGGCTTGTTTTCGTTGATATACAGAAAGATACTTTGAATATGGATCCTCTTGCCTTAGAGGCTGCCATCACCCCTAAAACAAAGGCGATCGTGGTGATGCATTATGCCGCCGTAGCCTGCGATATGGCTGCCATCTGTGCAATTGCTGATGCGAAAGGTATTCCTATTGTCGAGGATGCTGCGCAATGTATAGGCGCTCAATTTAATGGCAAATATTTGGGGACTTTCGGAAAGCTCGGCACGTTAAGCTTTCATCACACTAAGAATATTACAGCGGGCCTAGGGGGCGCTTTAATTATCAATGATGAAGCATTGATAGATCGTGCCAAAGTGATCTGCCAAAAGGGCACTAATCGTGATGCCTTTATTGAGGGTCTTGTGGATAAATATACCTGGCAAGATTTAGGTTCTTCATACGTCATGAACGAATTTGGCGCGGCGGTGTTATTGGGACAATTAGAACGAATGGACGTGATTAATAAGAATCGACAAACTATCTGGCAACAATTTCATGAAGGGTTAGTAGATATAGAAAAATGGGGCTATTCACGACCCTCTGTGCCTAAAGGCTCACTCCACAACGCCCATATTTATTATTTGATAGCACCCACGGAACAAGAGGGGACGCAACTTCGGCAATTTTTGGCTAGTCAAGGCATTACCGCTCCTCATCATTATATTCCCTTACACTTATCTCCTGCAGGTAAAAAATTTGGTAAGCCTGTTGAATCTCTCCCAGTTTGTGAAAGTATTTATAAAAGAATTGTGCGCTTACCCCTGTGGGAGGGCTTTACAGGAATAGAGGCGGTAATTGGAGCCATTTATAAAGCCCAATCAACATCCGCGTCCTTAGTCGTATGA
- a CDS encoding GtrA family protein: MTKFVKAEFFIFLMLSGINSLTTYTVYLLLINILNYKVAYSITYLLGIALSYFTNSTITFKTQLSFKGLVKFYIIYLLQYLVSIALLNVMVEHFNVHKSLAPIFVMGIVVPISFFVVKFATTKP, encoded by the coding sequence TTGACAAAATTTGTTAAGGCGGAATTCTTTATCTTTTTAATGTTAAGTGGCATAAATTCTCTTACGACGTATACAGTATATTTATTATTGATAAATATTCTCAACTATAAAGTCGCTTACAGTATTACTTATTTGTTAGGAATAGCCCTTTCCTATTTTACGAACAGTACCATCACGTTTAAAACCCAGCTTTCGTTCAAAGGCTTAGTGAAATTTTATATTATTTATCTGTTGCAATATTTAGTAAGCATCGCTCTATTAAATGTTATGGTCGAACATTTCAATGTTCATAAATCACTGGCCCCCATATTCGTGATGGGCATAGTTGTTCCTATTTCATTTTTCGTAGTTAAATTTGCAACTACAAAGCCGTAG